The sequence below is a genomic window from Thermodesulfobacteriota bacterium.
TAGAGAGGGCCGCGGGGACCGGGACCCTTAAACAAGAACTCCGGGACTATCCGGGCAGGGTGGTTACGAGGAAGAGGGTTTCCGGTGCCGTAAGGGCCGCCCTTGCCGAGGCCGGGCGCAACGGCACGGTATGCGTAACGGGCTCGGTCTTCACCGTGGGAGAGGCGAGGAGGTACATGGAGAGGCGGAACTGAGCGGGATGGGGAAAACGGGGGGGACATACCGCGGAAAGGTGGGAGTACAAGGGGCCTTCTTCCCGGCTTCATGCTATCTGCTGCTTGCCGTTCTTATACTCCTCGGTGCCGCCACGTACAAACGGAACTTTGTATTCGAAAACGAGCGGACGTTCTGGGAGGACGTAGTCGCCAGGGGCCCCGCCAACTCAAGGGGGCATACCAACCTCGGGAATGTATACCTCAGCAGCGACCGGGTGGATGAGGGGGTGGCGGAGTTCGAGAAGGCGTTGGCTCTTAATCCCCGGGACGAGGTGGCCCACAATAACCTCGGATACGTCTACTATACGCAGGGCCGGATGGACAAAGCCGTTAGAGAGTACAGAGCGGCCATAGGAATATATCCCGGCTACGCCGAGGCGCACAGTAACCTCGGGGCCGCATACAAAGCCATGGGCCGCCCGGAGGAAGCCG
It includes:
- a CDS encoding tetratricopeptide repeat protein, which gives rise to MGVQGAFFPASCYLLLAVLILLGAATYKRNFVFENERTFWEDVVARGPANSRGHTNLGNVYLSSDRVDEGVAEFEKALALNPRDEVAHNNLGYVYYTQGRMDKAVREYRAAIGIYPGYAEAHSNLGAAYKAMGRPEEAVAEYIEALNLKPGSVGARLNLGNAYRGMGFPEEAAEEYREALKIDPAQADIRLNLGNAYREMGRVDEAAAEYMAALRLKPDSAEFHSNLGIAYDDLGRTDDAVREYREANKAQPRLRACP